A portion of the Microcoleus sp. AS-A8 genome contains these proteins:
- a CDS encoding helix-turn-helix domain-containing protein, with protein sequence MPLAESLSTAVFVKELRKRLGLTQLQFAQSLGVSFQSVNRWERGKTKPLPIVLKLLEMIVKEMGDRSNRLRRSRFRFTEAIFCTIAAKGGRKRVKHGEPVSWHRSSSAETAVGSCYINSTGTANSLPFALFGRRTARDRT encoded by the coding sequence ATGCCCCTAGCTGAATCACTATCAACCGCTGTCTTCGTGAAGGAACTCCGGAAGCGCCTGGGACTGACTCAATTACAGTTTGCCCAATCGTTGGGAGTGTCGTTTCAATCAGTGAACCGCTGGGAACGCGGAAAGACGAAGCCTTTGCCGATAGTTCTCAAGCTTCTTGAGATGATAGTGAAGGAGATGGGCGATCGATCGAACCGCCTTCGGCGATCGCGGTTCCGATTTACTGAAGCAATATTTTGCACAATAGCAGCCAAGGGTGGGAGAAAAAGGGTAAAGCATGGCGAACCTGTTAGCTGGCACAGAAGTTCAAGCGCGGAGACTGCGGTGGGAAGTTGTTACATCAACTCAACTGGGACCGCAAACTCTCTACCGTTTGCGCTGTTTGGAAGGAGAACTGCGAGGGACAGAACTTGA